In Synechococcus sp. KORDI-52, one genomic interval encodes:
- a CDS encoding CTP synthase has product MAKFVFITGGVVSSIGKGIVAASLGRLLKSRGYNVSILKLDPYLNVDPGTMSPFQHGEVFVTEDGAETDLDLGHYERFTDTAMSRLNSVTTGSIYQSVINKERRGDYNGGTVQVIPHITGEIRECIHRVASNSSADVVITEIGGTVGDIESLPFLEAIREFRGDVGRNDLAYIHVTLLPFIGTSGELKTKPTQHSVKELRSIGIQPDVLVCRSDREISDDLKGKIGGFCGVPTRAVIPSLDADSIYAVPLTLEQEGLCREVLDVLNLADHDSDMAAWEQLVHNLRNPGPSVKVALVGKYVQLNDAYLSVVEALQHACIAQDASLDLHWVCAEQIETEGADALLRGMDAVVVPGGFGNRGVDGKIAAIRWAREQRVPFLGLCLGMQTAVIEWARNQAGLAEATSAELDAETPHPVIHLLPEQQDVVDLGGTMRLGVYPCRIAAGTLAQKLYGAEVVYERHRHRYEFNNSYRTLFLESGYVVSGTSPDGRLVELIELKGHPFFTACQYHPEFLSRPGQPHPLFRGLIEAAQQRLPDSPAQALRHKGDIAIP; this is encoded by the coding sequence ATGGCCAAATTCGTCTTCATCACCGGTGGTGTGGTGTCCAGCATTGGCAAGGGAATTGTGGCGGCGAGCCTCGGCCGACTGCTGAAGTCACGGGGCTACAACGTATCAATCCTGAAGTTGGATCCATACCTCAATGTGGATCCGGGGACGATGAGCCCGTTCCAGCATGGGGAGGTCTTCGTCACCGAAGACGGGGCAGAAACCGATCTCGACCTCGGTCACTACGAGCGCTTCACCGACACGGCCATGTCGCGACTGAACAGCGTGACCACAGGCTCGATCTACCAATCGGTGATCAACAAGGAACGGCGCGGCGACTACAACGGCGGCACCGTTCAGGTCATTCCCCACATCACCGGTGAAATTCGCGAGTGCATCCACCGGGTTGCCTCCAACAGCAGTGCCGATGTGGTGATCACCGAGATCGGCGGCACCGTGGGTGACATCGAATCACTCCCCTTTCTCGAAGCCATTCGTGAGTTCCGAGGGGATGTGGGTCGCAACGATCTGGCCTACATCCACGTCACCCTGCTGCCCTTCATTGGTACATCCGGAGAACTCAAGACCAAACCGACCCAGCACTCAGTCAAGGAACTGCGCTCCATCGGCATCCAACCGGACGTACTGGTCTGCCGCAGTGATCGCGAGATCAGCGACGATCTCAAGGGCAAGATCGGCGGATTCTGCGGTGTACCAACCCGCGCCGTCATCCCCTCCCTGGATGCCGACAGCATCTACGCCGTTCCTCTGACCCTCGAACAGGAGGGGCTGTGCCGTGAAGTGCTGGACGTGCTGAACCTCGCAGACCATGACAGCGACATGGCGGCATGGGAACAACTGGTGCACAACCTGCGGAACCCCGGCCCGTCGGTGAAGGTGGCCCTGGTGGGCAAGTACGTCCAACTGAACGACGCCTATCTCTCGGTTGTGGAAGCGTTGCAGCATGCCTGCATTGCCCAGGATGCCTCCCTCGACCTGCACTGGGTCTGCGCGGAACAGATTGAAACCGAAGGTGCTGATGCACTTCTGCGCGGGATGGATGCCGTGGTGGTGCCCGGTGGATTCGGCAACCGAGGCGTTGACGGAAAAATTGCAGCCATCCGCTGGGCCCGGGAACAACGCGTTCCCTTCCTGGGGCTATGCCTCGGGATGCAGACCGCAGTGATCGAGTGGGCCCGCAACCAGGCCGGCCTGGCGGAAGCGACCAGTGCCGAATTGGATGCGGAAACTCCCCATCCCGTGATTCACCTGCTGCCGGAACAGCAGGACGTGGTTGACCTCGGCGGAACGATGCGGCTTGGGGTCTACCCCTGCAGGATTGCGGCTGGAACCCTGGCTCAGAAGCTTTACGGGGCAGAGGTGGTCTACGAACGTCACCGCCACCGTTACGAATTCAACAATTCCTACCGCACTCTCTTCCTGGAATCTGGATATGTCGTCAGCGGTACTTCCCCAGATGGGCGCTTGGTTGAATTGATCGAACTGAAAGGGCATCCGTTCTTCACGGCCTGCCAGTACCACCCCGAATTCCTATCCCGCCCTGGACAACCACATCCATTGTTCCGGGGGTTGATCGAAGCAGCCCAACAACGTCTTCCCGATTCCCCTGCCCAGGCCTTGCGTCACAAAGGAGACATTGCCATCCCATGA
- a CDS encoding Dps family protein, translated as MDIDIGLSQEQRDTIADGLSRLLADTYVLYGKTHGFHWNVTGPMFNTLHLMFMEQYTELWTALDEIAERIRALGLMAPHGGSTLAGLSSIPEADQHPPALDMVRELVAGHEAVARTARGVFALADAADDQPSADLLTQRLQVHEKTAWMLRSLLDS; from the coding sequence ATGGACATCGACATTGGTCTTTCCCAAGAACAGCGCGACACCATCGCCGATGGTCTCAGCAGGCTTTTGGCGGATACCTATGTGTTGTACGGAAAAACCCACGGTTTCCACTGGAATGTGACCGGGCCAATGTTCAACACACTGCACCTGATGTTCATGGAGCAGTACACCGAGCTTTGGACCGCACTGGATGAAATTGCCGAGCGGATCCGAGCCCTTGGCCTGATGGCTCCCCATGGCGGCAGCACCCTGGCGGGCTTGTCCTCCATCCCGGAAGCTGACCAACATCCTCCGGCCTTGGACATGGTGCGGGAGCTGGTGGCGGGCCATGAAGCGGTTGCACGAACAGCCCGCGGTGTCTTCGCCCTGGCTGACGCGGCAGACGATCAACCCAGTGCAGACCTCTTGACCCAACGCCTCCAGGTGCATGAAAAAACCGCCTGGATGCTGCGCAGCCTGCTCGACAGCTGA
- a CDS encoding RpoD/SigA family RNA polymerase sigma factor, giving the protein MPSKPRRTGGTRERRSSGTTDLLRLYLQDIGRVDLLTNEEEVTLARLVQRREALLMQQRDLANSHAAIGELHRLEELQRREANQHSHWPTKQEWARAAGLPMQELQQRIDRGYQIWAEQAQLEAKDLRLALRNGRRAKDHMIQANLRLVVAVAKKYQQRGMELLDLVQEGTLGLERAVEKFDPTRGFRFSTYAYWWIRQGITRAIATQSRTIRLPVHVTEKLNRIKRVQQEIASNEGRIASIADLARELGISEDTVRQTLARVPRSVSLDTRVGREQDTQLGDLIEDGHATPEQTLTHDELHNDLEDLLDELTSREAAVLRRRFGLEDDIPQTLAQIGEELKLSRERVRQIETRALLKLRQPQRRIKVRDYIQGLDS; this is encoded by the coding sequence TTGCCCAGCAAGCCCCGACGGACAGGGGGGACCCGTGAGCGCCGCAGCAGCGGTACGACGGATTTGTTGCGGCTTTATCTGCAGGACATCGGCAGGGTCGACCTGCTCACCAACGAAGAGGAGGTCACCCTGGCCCGTCTGGTGCAGCGCCGCGAAGCACTGCTGATGCAGCAACGGGATCTGGCCAACAGCCACGCAGCCATCGGGGAACTGCATCGTCTCGAAGAACTGCAACGCCGGGAAGCGAATCAACACAGCCACTGGCCTACAAAGCAGGAATGGGCCAGGGCGGCCGGACTGCCCATGCAGGAGCTACAACAGCGGATCGACCGGGGGTATCAGATCTGGGCTGAGCAGGCTCAACTGGAGGCCAAAGACCTGCGACTGGCACTCCGCAACGGTCGGCGGGCCAAGGACCACATGATTCAGGCCAATCTGCGGCTGGTGGTGGCGGTGGCCAAGAAGTACCAGCAGCGGGGCATGGAACTCCTGGACCTGGTGCAGGAAGGGACACTCGGGCTGGAACGGGCGGTGGAAAAATTCGATCCCACCCGCGGCTTCCGGTTCAGCACCTACGCCTACTGGTGGATCCGACAGGGCATCACCAGGGCCATCGCCACCCAGAGCCGCACCATCCGCTTGCCCGTCCACGTCACCGAAAAACTCAACCGGATCAAACGGGTTCAGCAGGAGATTGCGAGCAACGAAGGTCGCATCGCCTCCATCGCAGATCTGGCTCGAGAACTGGGCATCAGTGAGGACACCGTGCGCCAGACCCTGGCCCGTGTGCCCCGCTCGGTGTCTCTGGACACCCGCGTCGGCCGCGAACAGGACACCCAGCTCGGGGATCTCATTGAAGACGGCCATGCCACCCCTGAACAAACCCTGACCCACGACGAACTCCACAACGACCTGGAGGATCTCTTGGATGAACTCACCAGTCGGGAGGCCGCTGTCCTGCGGAGACGTTTCGGCCTGGAAGATGACATCCCCCAGACCTTGGCCCAGATCGGAGAAGAACTCAAACTGTCCAGGGAGCGCGTTCGTCAGATCGAAACCCGCGCCCTGCTCAAACTGAGACAACCGCAACGGCGCATCAAGGTCCGGGATTACATCCAGGGCCTTGATTCCTGA
- the aspS gene encoding aspartate--tRNA ligase, translating to MRSNGCGDLREQNIDQQVQLCGWVDRRRDHGGVIFIDLRDRSGTVQITVDPDLGADVFAVAEHLRSETVLQVEGKVRARPGESLNDKLATGAVEVLASGITVLNSVKGNLPFPVSVHDEENTREELRLRHRYLDLRRKRMNDNLRLRAQTIQAARRFLEDAGFIEVETPVLTRSTPEGARDYVLPSRVCGGEWFALPQSPQLFKQLLMVGGIERYYQVARCFRDEDLRADRQPEFTQLDIEMSFMDQEQILELNEALICAIWKTVKGIELPRPFPRMTWHDAMERYGTDRPDTRYGMELTNVSDIVKDMGFKVFSGAVKSGGAVKCIAVPGGNDAVSNVRIKPGGDVFSEAQKAGAGGLAFIRVRDGGEIDTIGAIKDNLSDEQKQELLSRTGAEPGTLLLFGAGDTATVNKALDRVRQYLAKELGMVKADCDNDQWNFLWVVDFPMFEFNSDENRYEALHHPFCAPNAEDLGSDASKWSDTLPGARAQAYDLVLNGLELGGGSLRIHDSALQRQVLQTVGLPLEEAQEQFGFLMDALDMGAPPHGGLAFGVDRMVMLLAGEESIRDTIAFPKTQQARCLMTNAPGGVADKQLEELHVASTWVEPEQED from the coding sequence ATGCGCAGCAACGGTTGCGGCGACCTGCGCGAACAGAACATCGATCAGCAGGTGCAACTGTGCGGCTGGGTGGACCGACGTCGTGATCATGGTGGGGTGATTTTCATCGACCTGCGGGACCGCAGCGGCACGGTGCAGATCACGGTGGACCCGGATCTGGGCGCCGACGTCTTCGCCGTCGCCGAGCATCTGCGCAGCGAAACCGTGTTGCAGGTCGAAGGAAAAGTTCGGGCCCGGCCTGGCGAATCCCTGAACGACAAGCTGGCTACGGGGGCCGTGGAGGTGCTGGCCAGCGGCATCACTGTGCTGAACAGCGTGAAAGGCAACCTGCCCTTCCCCGTGTCGGTGCACGACGAGGAAAACACCCGCGAGGAGCTGCGGTTGCGCCACCGCTATCTGGATCTGCGCCGCAAGCGCATGAACGACAACCTGCGGCTGCGGGCCCAGACCATCCAGGCCGCCCGTCGCTTCCTGGAAGACGCAGGCTTCATCGAGGTGGAGACCCCGGTGCTGACCCGCTCCACGCCGGAAGGCGCCCGCGACTACGTGCTGCCCAGCCGGGTCTGCGGCGGCGAATGGTTTGCCCTGCCCCAGTCCCCCCAGTTGTTCAAGCAGCTGCTGATGGTGGGTGGCATCGAGCGGTACTACCAGGTGGCTCGCTGTTTCCGCGACGAAGACCTGCGGGCCGACCGCCAGCCGGAATTCACCCAGCTGGACATCGAGATGAGCTTCATGGATCAGGAGCAGATCCTCGAGCTGAACGAAGCGCTGATCTGCGCCATCTGGAAGACCGTGAAGGGCATCGAGCTGCCGCGGCCCTTCCCCCGCATGACCTGGCATGACGCCATGGAGCGCTACGGCACCGACCGGCCCGACACCCGCTACGGCATGGAACTCACCAACGTGAGCGACATCGTCAAGGACATGGGCTTCAAGGTGTTCAGTGGTGCCGTGAAGTCCGGCGGCGCGGTGAAGTGCATCGCGGTGCCCGGCGGCAACGATGCGGTGAGCAACGTTCGGATCAAACCCGGCGGTGATGTGTTCAGCGAGGCCCAGAAAGCCGGTGCCGGTGGCCTGGCCTTCATCCGGGTGCGCGACGGCGGTGAGATCGACACGATCGGCGCCATCAAGGACAACCTCAGCGATGAGCAGAAGCAGGAGCTGCTCAGCCGCACCGGCGCGGAACCCGGCACCCTGCTGCTGTTCGGCGCCGGCGACACCGCCACGGTGAACAAGGCTCTCGACCGGGTGCGCCAGTACCTGGCCAAGGAGCTGGGCATGGTCAAGGCCGACTGCGACAACGACCAGTGGAACTTCCTCTGGGTGGTGGACTTCCCGATGTTCGAGTTCAACAGCGACGAGAACCGATACGAGGCCCTGCACCACCCCTTCTGCGCTCCCAATGCCGAGGATCTCGGCAGCGATGCGTCGAAGTGGTCTGACACCCTCCCCGGCGCTCGAGCCCAGGCCTACGACCTCGTTCTCAATGGCCTTGAGCTCGGCGGCGGCTCCCTGCGCATCCATGACTCCGCCCTGCAGCGGCAGGTGTTGCAGACGGTTGGTTTGCCCCTTGAGGAGGCCCAAGAGCAGTTCGGCTTCCTCATGGACGCTCTCGATATGGGCGCACCTCCCCACGGCGGCCTGGCCTTCGGTGTGGACCGCATGGTGATGCTGCTGGCTGGGGAGGAATCGATCCGCGACACCATCGCCTTCCCCAAGACCCAACAAGCCCGCTGCCTAATGACCAATGCCCCGGGAGGCGTGGCCGACAAACAGCTGGAGGAACTGCATGTGGCCAGCACATGGGTCGAGCCGGAACAGGAGGACTGA
- the gcvT gene encoding glycine cleavage system aminomethyltransferase GcvT: MSLQRTPLFESCRSAGGRMVPFAGWEMPVQFSGLIQEHKAVRERVGMFDISHMGVLRLEGTNPKNALQRLLPSDLHRIGPGEACYSVLLNERGGIRDDLIVYDCGAIDTERGALVLVINAACADSDTAWIREQMEPAGLTVTDIKNGGVLLALQGPEAMEVLQELSGEDLSGLPRFGHRMLKLKGLSQAVFSARTGYTGEDGAELLLNANDGQKLWQLLLDRGVTPCGLGARDTLRLEAAMHLYGQDMNDKTNPFEAGLGWLVHLEMPMDFVGRQALEQAAESGPAKRLVGLKLRGRAIARHDYPVVHNGETVGIVTSGTWSPTLEEAIALAYVPPSLAKLGTELSVEIRGKAQPATVVRKPFYKRA; encoded by the coding sequence ATGTCCCTGCAGCGCACTCCCCTGTTTGAGTCCTGCCGGAGCGCCGGAGGGCGCATGGTGCCGTTTGCCGGCTGGGAGATGCCGGTTCAGTTCAGCGGCCTGATTCAGGAACACAAGGCCGTCCGCGAACGGGTCGGCATGTTCGACATCTCCCACATGGGAGTGCTGCGTCTGGAGGGCACCAATCCCAAGAATGCGCTGCAACGGCTGCTCCCCAGCGATCTGCACCGCATCGGTCCCGGCGAAGCCTGCTACTCCGTTCTGCTGAACGAACGCGGCGGTATTCGCGACGACCTCATCGTTTACGACTGCGGTGCCATCGATACCGAACGGGGTGCGCTTGTGCTGGTGATCAATGCCGCCTGCGCCGACAGTGACACCGCCTGGATCCGTGAACAAATGGAACCCGCCGGCCTGACGGTGACCGACATCAAAAACGGCGGGGTGCTGCTCGCACTCCAGGGCCCTGAGGCCATGGAAGTGCTGCAGGAGCTGAGCGGTGAAGACCTCAGCGGCTTGCCCCGCTTCGGCCACCGGATGCTCAAGCTCAAGGGCCTGAGCCAAGCGGTGTTCAGCGCTCGCACGGGCTACACCGGCGAAGACGGTGCCGAGCTGCTGCTCAACGCCAACGACGGGCAAAAGCTCTGGCAGCTTTTGCTCGATCGCGGAGTCACCCCCTGCGGCCTGGGGGCGCGCGACACCTTGCGTCTGGAGGCCGCCATGCACCTTTACGGCCAGGACATGAACGACAAAACCAACCCCTTCGAAGCGGGGTTGGGTTGGCTCGTGCACCTGGAAATGCCCATGGATTTTGTCGGCCGACAGGCGCTGGAGCAGGCGGCAGAATCCGGCCCCGCCAAACGCCTGGTGGGCCTCAAGCTGCGGGGTCGTGCCATTGCCCGCCACGACTACCCCGTTGTGCACAACGGGGAAACGGTCGGCATCGTCACCAGCGGCACCTGGTCCCCCACCCTGGAAGAAGCGATCGCCCTGGCCTACGTGCCCCCATCCCTCGCCAAGCTCGGCACCGAACTGAGCGTTGAGATCCGCGGCAAGGCCCAACCAGCAACGGTCGTTCGCAAGCCCTTCTACAAACGGGCCTGA
- a CDS encoding cyclic nucleotide-binding domain-containing protein has translation MSASAPLTPLELIQEQPEVDRLTLPTGTTVFSSGEPVQFIHVIERGWMELSSGPMNRIRFGRGELFFYEDLVDGTECHSRDATAVTPVSLFRLSRSNFLALIHRHPTLVLQLLSKQHSRLRQQRADARHFY, from the coding sequence TTGTCCGCCTCAGCACCGCTGACGCCTCTGGAACTGATCCAGGAACAGCCTGAGGTGGATCGCCTGACCCTCCCTACCGGTACAACTGTTTTCAGTTCCGGTGAGCCTGTGCAGTTCATCCATGTGATTGAACGGGGATGGATGGAACTGAGCAGCGGTCCGATGAACCGCATTCGCTTTGGTCGCGGTGAATTGTTTTTCTATGAGGATCTGGTGGATGGCACCGAGTGCCACAGCCGTGATGCCACGGCGGTAACGCCCGTTTCGCTGTTCCGCTTAAGCCGCTCCAATTTTCTGGCGCTCATCCATCGGCACCCAACGCTGGTGCTGCAATTGCTCAGCAAACAGCACAGCCGGTTGCGGCAGCAGCGGGCTGATGCACGCCACTTTTACTGA
- the speB gene encoding agmatinase: protein MTSLPPSGLFDSDGTIFMGSRRDPAGCRVGLFGVPYDGTTSFRPGTRFGPAAIREVSTGLESYCPQLDLDLDDLDFADLGAADIPFGAPEPVLTKVKQATEAVLALGLRPLMLGGEHSISSGAVEAVAQRHPDLVLVQLDAHADLRDSWLGARHSHACAMRRCLEVLPSQTLFQLAIRSGTREEFTELHESGRLMPSIDALQQALDPLKGKPIYLTVDLDWFDPSALPGTGTPEPGGYNWSDFASLIGVLRDHRLVAADVVELAPQLDTSGISSVLAAKVTRSLLLLLGTDQ, encoded by the coding sequence ATGACTTCATTGCCGCCGAGCGGACTGTTTGACAGCGACGGAACCATTTTCATGGGCTCCCGGCGGGATCCTGCCGGCTGCCGCGTCGGCCTCTTTGGTGTCCCGTACGACGGCACCACCTCCTTTCGGCCTGGCACCCGCTTCGGACCCGCAGCCATCCGAGAGGTGAGCACTGGCCTGGAGAGCTATTGCCCGCAACTCGACCTGGATCTCGATGATCTCGACTTTGCGGATCTTGGTGCCGCCGACATTCCCTTTGGTGCCCCTGAACCGGTTCTCACCAAGGTGAAGCAGGCGACTGAAGCCGTTCTCGCCCTGGGCCTCAGGCCTCTGATGCTGGGCGGGGAGCATTCGATCAGCTCCGGTGCCGTGGAGGCCGTGGCACAACGCCACCCCGACCTGGTGCTGGTGCAACTGGATGCCCATGCCGACCTCAGGGACAGCTGGCTGGGGGCCCGCCACAGCCATGCCTGCGCCATGCGCCGCTGTTTGGAGGTCCTTCCCAGCCAGACGCTGTTTCAACTCGCGATCCGCAGTGGGACCAGAGAGGAATTCACCGAACTGCACGAGAGCGGCCGGCTGATGCCCAGCATCGATGCCCTTCAACAGGCCCTCGATCCCTTGAAGGGAAAACCCATCTATCTCACTGTCGACCTGGACTGGTTTGACCCCTCAGCTCTGCCGGGTACAGGCACCCCTGAACCTGGTGGGTACAACTGGTCTGATTTCGCCAGCCTGATCGGGGTGCTCCGGGACCATCGCCTGGTGGCGGCCGATGTGGTGGAACTGGCCCCACAACTCGACACCAGCGGGATCAGCTCCGTGCTGGCCGCCAAGGTGACCCGCAGCCTGCTGCTGCTCCTGGGAACCGATCAGTAA
- the speE gene encoding polyamine aminopropyltransferase — MSSWIDEEHRGVRYGLKGEVLVEETSPFQHISVIRSERYGRGLLLDGCWMTAEQQERHYHEALVHPALCSARSIDRILVIGGGDGGTARECLRHPDVQRLDMVEIDGRVVELSREHLPDIGGSAWADPRFQLTVGDGIAWAAEADDQSYDVVLVDGSDPAGPAEGLFNRAFFEDCRRLLRPGGVFGTQSESPEAFGDVHIAMVRLLREVFDHADPLYGWVPMYPSGWWSWTFAAMETPRYRTPDPERSQAIAHGCEIWSPRWQRGAMDAIPAFIERELLS, encoded by the coding sequence ATGAGCAGTTGGATTGACGAAGAGCACCGCGGCGTCCGCTATGGATTGAAGGGAGAGGTGCTGGTCGAGGAGACCAGCCCGTTCCAGCACATCAGCGTGATTCGCAGTGAGCGCTATGGGCGGGGCCTGCTGCTGGATGGCTGCTGGATGACAGCGGAACAGCAGGAACGCCACTATCACGAGGCTTTGGTGCACCCAGCCCTGTGCAGTGCCCGCTCGATCGACCGAATCCTGGTGATCGGTGGTGGAGACGGCGGCACCGCGCGGGAATGCCTGCGTCATCCAGACGTCCAGCGGCTGGACATGGTGGAGATTGACGGGCGGGTGGTGGAGCTGAGCCGCGAGCACCTCCCCGACATCGGTGGATCCGCCTGGGCCGATCCGCGGTTCCAGCTCACGGTGGGGGATGGAATCGCCTGGGCCGCGGAGGCTGACGACCAGAGCTACGACGTTGTTTTGGTAGATGGCTCTGACCCCGCTGGACCCGCCGAAGGTCTTTTCAACCGCGCCTTCTTCGAGGACTGCCGACGTCTGCTCAGGCCAGGAGGCGTGTTCGGCACGCAGAGCGAATCTCCGGAAGCCTTCGGCGATGTCCACATCGCCATGGTGCGCCTGTTGCGCGAGGTGTTTGACCACGCCGACCCGCTCTATGGCTGGGTGCCGATGTACCCCAGCGGCTGGTGGAGCTGGACCTTCGCCGCCATGGAAACACCCCGCTACCGCACTCCAGATCCCGAGCGCAGCCAGGCCATCGCCCATGGCTGCGAGATCTGGTCACCGCGCTGGCAGCGGGGGGCCATGGACGCCATCCCCGCCTTTATCGAACGGGAGTTGCTGTCATGA
- the arfB gene encoding alternative ribosome rescue aminoacyl-tRNA hydrolase ArfB, with amino-acid sequence MQDLVVNERLTIPSRDLRWRFSRSSGPGGQGVNTTDSRVELLLDVANCPYLGPFRRARLMEHFQARLVEGCLRVVVAEERSQWQNRQKALHRMGELLREGLQPPPRARKATRPGRGAVKRRLDTKKRRGEVKRQRRSRPSMDD; translated from the coding sequence GTGCAGGACCTGGTGGTGAATGAGCGGTTGACCATTCCATCCAGGGACTTGCGCTGGCGCTTCAGCCGCTCATCCGGTCCCGGCGGACAGGGAGTCAACACCACCGATTCCCGTGTGGAGCTGCTTCTCGATGTGGCGAACTGCCCCTATCTGGGGCCATTTCGTCGCGCCCGACTGATGGAGCACTTCCAGGCCCGGTTGGTGGAGGGTTGCTTACGGGTTGTGGTCGCTGAAGAACGCTCCCAATGGCAGAACCGTCAGAAGGCGCTACATCGCATGGGGGAGCTGCTGCGGGAGGGTTTGCAGCCACCACCTCGCGCCCGCAAAGCCACCCGCCCCGGACGCGGTGCGGTGAAGCGGCGTTTGGACACGAAAAAAAGGCGTGGTGAGGTCAAGCGTCAACGGCGCAGCCGGCCATCCATGGACGATTGA